DNA sequence from the Fimbriimonadia bacterium genome:
CGTGGTGAAGACCATCGCCGGGACGGCGATGCCACGATGCCACGCACATCCACACCATCGCCGAGACGGGGGTCCTCGTGGCACGGGCGTCCCGCCCGTGATGAAGACCATCGCCGAGACGGCGATGCCACGGGTTGTGACCTCTTACTCCGGCTTGTAGGACCGCGGAACGCGCGATGTAGCATCCGGCAGCGGCGGGAGAGGCTCCGACCGCTTAGTCTGATACCAATACGCCACGCTGGAGTAGTCGTTGGACTGCAGGTTCGCATGCCCGTGCTCGATGCTCATCCTTAGGCTCTTCTCGAAGCACACCGGGTCTTCTATGTGGAAGCGATAGCTCGTACACATCTTGCGCGTGGGGCGGTCGGGGTCGTGTTCGTGAATGGAGGTACCGGAGTAGGGATAGGCTTTGTCATGCATCCCCCACGCCTGGGAGAAGTAGTCCTCGGAGCCCGTTCCGTGCAGGCTGGGCGGCCACGTCTCGCCGTCTATGAAGAACATGTCGTCGCCCTCGCCCCACCAGGTCAGCTCGTACACGTCCACTTCCTTCGATCCGACCAGCTTCTTGGAGACCATGGGGTCTATATTGTCCACCGAGATGTTGCAGCCGACGAAGTGGCCCGCGCCCTTAGTGTCCAGCACGAGGTAGTTGCCATCGCCGCCGATGTTGGGCACATCCATGTGCTTCCAGTAGTTGAGGCCCTTGCCGCTCAGATCACCCTGCTCGCCCTGGGTCGGATACTCTTGCCGGTAGTGCGCATGGAAGAGAAGGGCATCCTCGGGCACGTCCGTGTCCTCGTAGTCCACGTAGTAGTAGAAGGACCCGATGTCTTCGGTGCATTCGCTCTGTACTTCGATACGAGCCGATTGGTGATAGGGCATGGCGAAGTAGCAGTTGAGCGCGATCCCGCCTCCGAAAGCACCCTCGTTCGCTTTCTCCGTGACACAGGCGAACGGCAGGCAGGCGAAGCTCCGTGCGATGCCGTGGCCGAGGCAGAAGAAGTCGCCTAACGGCGCATGGATGCTGGGGGTCGTTTCGCTGTTCCAGTAGGCCCGTAGGACTGTCTTGCGAAGGTACATCTTGTCCTTTGCGCCCACCGTGATCCAGATATGGCGGATGCATCCTGGCTGGTCCATCTCGGCGAGAACTCTGGTCTCTCCGGGCGCGATGGTAAGGTAGTCACGGTTGCCACCCGTTCGATCCCAGCTAGACTGGCGGCGGCTGCGTGCCTGACGTCGGTACACCAAGGCCGACAGAGCTCCGGGGCCGGGCAGATGAAGGTCCACTTGTTTCTCCTCCATGCGATGCGTTGGGCTTAGCTTCCGCACCTCCACCTTCCCTCCTGCGACGCCGGGACTTGGGACTGGGATAGACTCGCACTCATGGAGTACACCCCCCGGCAGCGAATGGTGGATGCGCTAGAGATGCGTCAGCCACGAGACAAAGTCCCGCACTTCGAGATGCAGTTTCAGCTCTGCGAGGAGGCGTTCGGCCGCGACTTTCCCGAAGAGGAAGAGATTGCGGCGGCACAGGGAGCAGAGCGCGAGCGGCTGGTGGCGCAGGCAGCCGAGATGTCGCTGCTAGTGGCAGAAACCTTCGACTGGTCGGCGTTGGCTATATGGAGGCCCTATGCAGGCGAGGCCTACCTGGAGACTGTTCGGCTCTTGAAGAAGGAAACGGGCGACC
Encoded proteins:
- a CDS encoding DUF2961 domain-containing protein, encoding MEEKQVDLHLPGPGALSALVYRRQARSRRQSSWDRTGGNRDYLTIAPGETRVLAEMDQPGCIRHIWITVGAKDKMYLRKTVLRAYWNSETTPSIHAPLGDFFCLGHGIARSFACLPFACVTEKANEGAFGGGIALNCYFAMPYHQSARIEVQSECTEDIGSFYYYVDYEDTDVPEDALLFHAHYRQEYPTQGEQGDLSGKGLNYWKHMDVPNIGGDGNYLVLDTKGAGHFVGCNISVDNIDPMVSKKLVGSKEVDVYELTWWGEGDDMFFIDGETWPPSLHGTGSEDYFSQAWGMHDKAYPYSGTSIHEHDPDRPTRKMCTSYRFHIEDPVCFEKSLRMSIEHGHANLQSNDYSSVAYWYQTKRSEPLPPLPDATSRVPRSYKPE